The Silene latifolia isolate original U9 population chromosome Y, ASM4854445v1, whole genome shotgun sequence sequence gtggcATTGAATTCACATCGCACGGCCTGGACTATGAGATCTCCCTGGGGTGACTTGAGGACCAGTCATACTCCTGCTCCTTTGGCATTGGAGGCTCCGTCCACATGTAGCTCCCATACTTGTTcccctttgtcttcttccagacTCAGAATGTCCTGTTCTGCCTGGGTCTGGAGAGCTGGGTAGAAGTCAGATACAAAGTCTGCTAGAGCCTGAGACTTTATGGCCGTAAGAGGTTCAAACTTCAAATCCTAACCGCTCAAGTGCACGGACCATTTAACCATCCTCCCTGACAATTCTGATTTTCTCATGATGGTCTTAAGAGGGTAATTAGTTATCACAGAAATTGTATGAGACTCGAAGTAGGGACACAATTTATGGGATGCAGTAACTAGTGCAAGGACAAGTTTTTCTAGGGACGTGTACCTGGTCTGTGCTGGAAGCAGAGACTTATTGATGTAATATACTGGGTGCTGTGATCCTTCCTGCTCTGGTACTAGTACTGCACTGACTGCTGCTTTTGTGACTGACAGGTACAGGAATAGTGGCTCTCCTGGTTCTAGCTTTGACAGAAGTGGTAGGGTGCTGAGATAACGTTTCAGCTCCCGAAATGCTTTCTCATGCTCTTCCGTCCATTCGAATCTTTGGCTCTTTCTAAGTACATCATAAAACAGCCTGCATCTGTCCgaggatctggatatgaatctgtttaGGGCTACCACTCTTCCAGTCAGGCGATGGACGTCTTTCGGTTTCTGTGGTGACTCCAGCTGTAGAATTGCTTTGATCTGTTCGGTGTTGGCTTCTATCCCCCTCTGGGTCACCATATACCCCAGAAATTTTCCACTGGATACTCCAAAGGTGCACTTTGTAGGATTCAGCTTCATTTGGTATTTCCTGAGGTTATTGAAAGTTTCTGCCAGGTGCTGGTGGTGTTGCGAAGCCTGCTTCGATTTGacgaccatatcgtctatgtatacttccatagtttggcctatttgctctttaaacatcatgtttaccAGACTCTGATAGGTAGATCCTGCATTTTTCAATCCAAAAGGCATGACATTATAACAATAGATACCTCTCTCAGATCTGAATGCCGTCTTTTCCTGGTGActagggtgcatctttatctggttatATCCGCTCCAGGCATCCAGGAATGTTAGCATTTCGTGACCTGCGGTAGCATCGATCATGGCGTCTATGTGTGGTAGTGGGAATGGATCTTTTGGGTAAGCTTTATTTAAATCCGTGAAATCGACGCAGACCCTCCACTTGCCGTTCTTCTTCGGAACCACCaccacattagacaaccattcttGAAATTTTACTTCTCAAATTTTTCCTGCAGCAAGCAGGTTATCTACTTTGTGTTTTATGACCTGGTTCATTTCagaagcaaattttcttcttttctgcagCACAGGTTTATAGCTTGGATCCACACTTAACTTATGAGTTATCACACTTTggtctatccctatcatatcaTCATGTGACCAAGAAAAGCAATCTATGTTAGTTCTTAATAACCGAATGAGTTCTTTACGAATGTTACCGGTACATTCAGATCCAATGAGCACAGTTCGTTCTGGATGCAGCGCGCCCAGGATGACTTCATCCAATTCTGCCTGCTGAGGCGCAATGTACTCGTCCTGGATGCGCtggctctgtaattgctatgcaggCGAGCTGGTTTTTGACTTCAGAGTCACCTTATagcaatccttagcttcttcGTGGTCCCCACGTATCTCTTGCACCCCCCAAGGTGTTGGAAACTTCAGACACTAGTGGTACGTTAAGGGGATTGCTTTCAtctcgtggatccagggcctgccaaggatcacattgtaagtagagggtcCGTCAATAACCAGATACCTTACCTGCTTGTTTACACCTCCGGCGTAGGTTGGGATGACGATTTCTCCTAGAGAGTGATTTGTTTCGCCACTGAAACCAACCAAGGGGACCGCCTTCTTTGCTAGATCTTTCTCGGTGAATCCCATGCCTTTGAGTGTCTCTAACATGATTAGGTTGACGGAGATTCCGCTATCCACCAGGATCTTTCTCACCTCGCAATTTCTTATGCGAAGCGTGATGATTACGGCATCGTAGTGTTGTTCTGGAGCAGACCCTGCGTCTGTTTCGTCAAAGGTGACTGACGGCAGATTCTGGCGGTTAATCCTGCAGGAGCTTTCTGGTCTGTCTCCTTTAGTTCTGGTCGCGTGCCTCTTTGCTGCTGAATATGTCAGCCCACACAGCTCCGATCCACCTGTAATAACATTTACATTTCTAGTGCATTGAGGAGGAGGAGATGGCAGAACCTGATCCGTTGAGTTCACTCTGGTTGTGTTCCTGGGTAAGAGGTGATCCAGGTTTCCTTGATCATAGTGGAATTTGAGTTCTTTTCTGAGGGAGTGGCATTCATCAGTGTCGTGGGTGTTGCTGCcgtggaattcacacttcttgCCCGTGTCCTTTCTGCTGCTGGGTTTTCCTTCTGAAAGTTTTGGCCATCTGACTCTGCGTCCCAGCTCCTTCAAGGCTTTGAACAGTCTTGCAAGATTGGTAGTAAAACCATACTCACTTACTTTCGGAGGCAGATCTGCTTCGCTCTTTTCTTCAGAAATTCCAGAAACTCTATTCACGCTCCTGCTGTAGGGTTTGGGTCTTTCACTCTTCTTTTCTACTGCAGCTTTTCTGGatacactacaagaaaaaggctGATTTGCAACGGACTAATTGCAACGAACTGTATAAGCCGTTGCTAAGTATTACTTGCAACAGATATTATTATATTTGCAACGGATATTAAATTATGCAACGGCTAAATGAAAATTTGCAACGGATATTAAATTATGTAACGGCTTAATGAAAATTTGCAACGGATATGCGTCATATCTATTTACCCGGCTAATAAATTTAAAGTTGGTTAATTTATGCAACGGATTTTGTAATGCCTATCCGTTGCATATTGGTTAAACTCCTACAATTCCCAATAAACCATCATGCGCGGGTTTTATTTCCATTTTCCCTCTTTATTAAAAACTAGTTTTATCTtctatataaaattataaaacaaaaacCACTAAATATCTTTCAGGACACGTGTAAATCAGTGCTTGACTATTTTCCCGCCCACCTACGAAATACTCCTTAATAGAAAACCTAGAACTCTGAGCACTGATCCAATCCATATTCTTTAGCCGTCATTCATTTCTCCACCTTCACACAAAAATTTATACTCAAATCTGTTTTCATGGGCAGAAGACAATTTTGATTCGCATTGATGCAGTTATCACCGAGAGTTCAAATACACCATTAAATTAATGAAAGACTAATTAGTAATTCAATCGATTGATGATTTTGTAGGTATGACTATCTCGCTATTCATTTCCATGTCTTTTGATTAATTGATAcggattactattattattttagcattgtttgtttgttgcatgtgaaGACAGTAATTCAATCGATTGTTTGTTTGTTTAGCATTGtttgtttattattatttatggttATCTACATCCAAGGATATTAAGATTAAGGACGAACCTAATGGTAGGACGATTGAGTTTCAAGTTGATTGCATTACACTTCTTATGTttcttttttgcttttttttttttcaataaacATGGGTTTGATAGAGAGAATCGCTAATTTATGGTTAGTTTCGTTATTGTTTTCTTCTTATGGTTAATTTTGCTTCAATTCCTATAATTTGCTCAGTCTGAGACTAAAACATGAAAGATTTGGGACGAATTGAAAAGTGCGGTTCGTGAGATGGCGATTAAATTTCATTGTACAATTCCCCTGGTATGTTTCATAGTTTGTCTCAATTAACCAGTCTATGGTTGTTACCACCTTAATTTTGAATTGAGATTTTTGTAATACCTTTCATTACCACTCTTAAAACCCATAGTTGCGAATTTGCTAAGGTTCGTTGTTCTTCAAATGATTTTCGCAAAGTCCAATTCTATGATTGTCATCACCGCGCTTTTCAAATCGGTgaaaaaatatgaataatacaatCTGTAGACTTTATCTCCGAGGAACTAAGTTTTTCAAATCCACATCCAGACATCTCAATTAACTAAAGCGAGTTCTGATCTCGAAATTTGTATAAGGCGACATGAGAAAGATAAGAGCTTGCAACCGAAAaagaaataatttatttatttcatttttttaattgaaAGTTCAGAAATTGGGCCAATTTCATAGAGAAAAGCGCGATGATGAAGGCAATTGATATCCGACAAAAAGGTCAATTCGTAATAGAGATCCATGTGTAGAAGTCCAAAAACTAATCGCTTTTATATTTTGGGGTTTGGAACCATATTCTACTCATACTCAACATTAGATAGTTGAAACCATGATTTTCATAATTATGTTTTTTTCCTGAGAGTATGTTGGTGACTGTGATTTTGATGCGCTGATGACTTATGTGTGCACTTTCTTTTTGAATTCAGGCTGGACAAGTATCTGTCATCTTGAACGTTTTGTCGAAATACACAAGAGGTTTGTCGGGCCGTAAAGAAGCAGCCGAAATGGATGGGTGATGCACTCCATGCTGAATTGCTATTTGATAGACAGTCCGAAGAAGGGAAAAAAAAGTACAAAGAATGGAGGCGTTTCTACAAGCAAAGTTTGGGTCTGACTTTGACCCAAATTGTGATAGCAACCAGTTCCAAAATCGAGACGACTTCAATGATGATGGTGGAAGTGGCAACTCGACATCAATCCCAACTAATTAGCTAGATTACTCCATAATAGCTAGACAACGAAATTGTTTAGCAAATTACGTATGGATTTTTTTTAGGATGTTTTCAATGTATGTACTCTTTTAAATTTGCTAAATGAACAATTCCAAGTTTCTATATTGTTGGCTTCTTTAAAgtttattgtttaattgtttgATATCGCTCGGAATAGAGGAAAATGGATGCAGGAATGCTTGAATCTCCCATTTGTGTTTGCAacggaaattacaggttttgtgacAGCTATCCATTAATTAAAAGAGTCAATGCATTTGTGTTTGCAacggaaattacaggttttgtgacGGCTATCCATTAATTTAAAAAGTCAATTTGTTGACTTTTCCCTCTACTatgcaacggaaaacatttttTTGCAACGGAAATCCGTCTCATAATTGACCAAACAGGTGCCACGTGGACCTCATTTAAGCAACGGATCATTCGTTGCAAATAATATACGTTCGTTGCATAAAAATTAGCAACGCCGATCCGTTGCATATTTTTTTCATTTGCAACGCCATATAAGCAACGCACCAGTTTGCAACGGATATCCGTTGCAAACTGTATATAAGCAACGGATTAGGGTTATTTCGCAACGGATTGGTCCGTTGCAAATAGgcctttttcttgtagtgatACTGGGTCTGAATCATAGATGCCTCTGATTGGTGCAAAGTCTTCCTCCAATCTCATGACAGCAATCGCCTTTGTCAGTACTTCCTCAAACGTGGTGCAAGGGTGTTTCGTCAGATCCTTGTAAAGATCTGAATCCTGGTGCAGTCCTcggcggaaggcttgtatagAGGTTGCTATATCACATCTTGGGATAGCCACCTTCTCCTTGTTTAACCTGTTCAAGTAATCACGGGTGGACTCCTCGAACCCTTGCACTATCCGGTAGAGGTCACTTGTCTTCTTCTCCGGCTTTCTGCTGCtggcgaactgctggttgaaggcGTTGACTAGGTCGGCGAAACTAGATATGCTCTTGTTTGGCAGGCCGACGAACCACTGCAGGGCTGCTCCTGACAAGGTAGatccgaatcctttgcacatgcaagcttcCTTCAGAGATCCAGTTGCATTAATCACCATCATTTTTTGtttgtagtggttgatatggtcaagtggatccgtggttccatcatagagcGTCATGGTTGGAGTTACACATCCTTTAGGAACACCAATTAGGGCTATGTCATCCACGAATGGGGAGTCTGCGTAGCTGTCTCTAGCTGCTTTCTCCAACGGACGGGCTACGCCCGGTATCCTATACATCAGCTCCCTCAACTCCTGGTATTACTGCTCTAGCGAATTACCTGCTCCTGCAAGGGGGTTAGAAACAGGCGGAAAAGAACCAGCCGGTGTACCTCCTAGCCAAGGCGCTCCAGAAAATTGGCCTGGTGCTGGATGACTGGTTACTGGTGTTGCACTGATTATGGATCCAGgctgccatcctggtgtctgctgTAATCCTTTGATCCAGGCTCCACTGGTGTACTGGTTGCAGGATGGAATTGCTGCATTGATGACAGGTCCAGATTGTCATCATGATGTCTGGTGTGTGGGGGTACCTGAAAAGGGTGGAAGGTCAGATCCTGATGAGGTGCTAAACAAAGCATTACCTGTTTTCTACTGCAGACTGGTTGGATTATCAAATGATAAGCATCCCAATCCTCTGGGCTCAATTGGTTCGCTGAGTGCTACTCTTGTAAGGTCCAGTCTGGTGACTAGTTCTGATGGAATTGATCGACCCAATCCTCCACCGCTGGTTCTGGTCGGAGCCTCTGGTGCTAATGCTGGTTTAGGCTGGACTGCTGTCACGATCTGAGCAATCAGGTTCTGGTTGTTCTTCCTTAGATCCTCAACGGCCCGACGCAGAGTGTTCATCCCCTGAATCATCACCTGCATCGGATCAAGCGCTGGAGATCCTCTGCTTCGGAGAACTTCTGCGCCTGAGCATTCCTGGGTCTGGCTTCTGGATGCAGCTTCACCTCTACTGGGCTGCTTTCCCTACTGCATTTGGACTGACTGGATGCACCTGCTACCTTTGGTATCTGCGGTGGCTTCTAAGGCTGGGGCATGGCTCTGGTTGAAATACTGACGGGGATCGTTTCGCTGGACGGTGGAGGTGCACTGACTGATCCTGCGGATGCAGAGGTAAGCCAGCTCCAGAAGATAGGGCTAACATGCTCTGGCTGCTGGAAGGATTTTGGCTGGTTCCAGACATTGTGACGGCTGGTTCGGTTTTGTGAGATTTTGCTATAGAAAATGTTCACTATGCCCACGGTAGGCGCCAAatttttttggtaaaaatttaccgagttattaatttaattacgtgagtgatagtgattaatcttAATGCCAATTGTGGTCCAAATGCAACGACAGAAACAAGGAAATAAAGACGAACGAAAAGGATGCCACGTCACAGGTGATAAATGGTATTTTTATCCATAACAAAATTGAAACACAAAACAGAAGTGCAAGGGTAATAACCAAAAAGACACTACCCCGGCTAACTCTACCACATAATCTTGTTGACCGAACAGTTTTAACAAAGGGGTGGCAAATAGGTACAATGGTAACAGAAGTATGGAACATGCAAATAGTACAATCCATGATTGTTGCATATACCTACACTCCTAACATTTGGTACTTCTTTGCTCCGTATGCTTTCCCGCACAACGTCTCTAGCGCACTCGCCATCCCTAGCTGATCAAAACAACTCATATATAAGTAACACTTCTTTTATGAAAATTTAGGGCGCTTATCCTcgttgaaaaatgaaaaattccAAAATTTTAGTTGAACTTTCGAGATTTTTCAATTTTACCTTATGTCATTTCTCATTCGCCACCGTTGAAATTTTTCGCCGCCTAACGGCAAGTTCTAGCTCCGCCACTAGTCGtataaatgcaaaacaaaaaaattatttcTCTCTTATAGGGCTAAACATATGCTCTTTAATTTGTCCTAGACTCCCGGTCATTTGTCTACTTTTTTcgaatattttaattaaatattaagGACTTTTTGTCAGAAGGTACCTAACATTTATATCACTTTTCATGCAAGTACCTAAAATTATTTTTTTGCCAAAAAGTACCTAAATTTTATATGTCATTTGTTAACAAGTACCAATTAATGTTTTCCgtcaaaaaaaaataattttgggGTTTGTCTTGGCGGAaaaatgtgatttattttacaCTCTTCTTAATCCCTTTCTTTAAGATTGATTAATCACATAATTTAAATCTAGTGATAAGAGTTGATATATAAAGTATTATAAGTGGAGAGGGAGGAAAAAGACTTAAATTATGTAATTATTAGTCTTAAAGAATGGATTTAGGAGAgagtaaaataaattacattttcCGTCAAGTCAAACCTCAAAGAGCCCTTTATTTTGACGGAAAACCTTAATTAATACTAgttaataaatgtcatataaACTTTAGGTACTTTTGGGTAAAAAAAAATAATGTTAAGTAAATACCTGCGCGCAAAGTGGCCTAAATGTTAGGTACCttctcattaaaaaaaaaaacctaaatatAAACAATGATTATATCAAAAACTGTAAACCGAAAGTTTTTTGGGAACAACTAAGGGCATGTTTGGCCTCGCTTTAGGAAAACTGTTTTTGCTTTAGAAATGAGTTTTTTAATAAGCTACTTCTTAATAAAATTTATGGTGTTTGGCCTAACATTTTACAAAAAACGACTTATCAACAAGACTTTTTAAATAAGCAgatgaaaaatgaaaattttTATTGAAAAGTATATCAAGATGGGTCTCAATTTGTAGATAGTGACAAAATATGAATTAATAgatattaattttttatttttttgacatatttacaACATACAATTTGTCATTTACGTATTAAAAATCTTTCAAATAAAAGTAAAAGCTAGAAGCACCAAATTGGTGTAGACTTCTGGTTCTCAAAATTAACTTTTGCGTTTAAAAGAACTTGTTTTAACTTCTTCAAAATTGATTGTTTCGCATAGCTTGTGCTTATTCAGTGGAAAAAACACTTCTAAAAATTGGGCCAAACAACACCTAATATGACAATCGACTAGCTTAtggaaaaaaaatcgaaaaatcaaacaaaaactttcatattttaaattttgggatattctAGGTGGTAATCTTGTTTTAACTTCTCATTGGACGTTAAAAATCTAAGTTAGCTTCCTTATCAAGCAATGGCTCGATCAAAGAAACTTACTAAAAATCCTCAAAATTCTGCTACTAAgaacaaacaaaaatcacaaaaacatgttGATCTTAATCTAAATTCACAGAATAAGGGTAAATCTCATTATTGTCAGCTCCAATTATCTTCGCAGGAATTTGATTCTGACCTGGAAGCCATCTTAGAGAAGGATGAAGACTCTGAACAGGAGAAACCGACGTCTCCTCCGGTCACAACGCCGTTGGTAACAATTACTAAGGAAGACCTGGCTGGTAAGATTTCGTTTTCGTCCACTTCTGTGTATTGCTATGTGCTTGGTGCTAACCCTCCCAATAATGTCCTAACCGGTTTTGCGAAGAGGGTTTGGCAAGCACATGGTATAGATAAgatttctttcctttccaatGGAATTTTCCTTGTCAGATTCAATAAAAAAAGAAGCGACAACAATTTGTTTTGAATAATGGACATTTGATGTTTGACAATAAGCCTGTAATAGTAAATGAATGGACCCTTGAGACTGAACTCATCAAGCATGACATTCAGAAAATCCCTATCTGGATGAAATCGTATGGGTTAGATGTGAAGTACTGGGGTCAGGAGAGTCTTAAGAAATTGTCTGGGGTTGTGGGTAAGTTCATCAAATGCGATGATGCTACTTTTCACAAAAAAATTCTGGGTTTTGTTCGGATTATGATTGAAGTAGCTATTGACCAACAGTTCCCTAATGAGTTGCAATTTGTTGATGAACATGGTAAAACTCAGTCCCTTAAGGTTGTATATGATTGGCTCCCGCTATCTTGTACTACCTATAAAGGGATGGGTCATCTTGCAAATAAGTGTAGACCAAAAAAGGCACCTGCTAAACCAGCTCCTGTCCCAAAACCAAAACCTGTTCAAAAAGTTCAGAAAGCTGTTGTTCAACAGGCTGGGGTTAGTCCTTCAATTACTGTGGTAGCACAGAAGTCGCCTCCACCAGTGATTGCTTTGACCCCAGTCCTGGTCCAACAGACACCAAATGTGGGGAGCTCCACTCCTAGACGTTTTATAGCCAAGCTTATGAGAACGAAGACTGGTGAAAATAGAAGGTTTACTAATGGAGGGTTGTCTTTTATGGAGTCCCTAACTCATTCTCTCCAGAATTCTAGACTGGGCATAGGGAGTGGTCCAATTGAAAGAGGGGAGGGTAGTAAGAGTGGAGATGATAATGGGTAGTTGTGGCATGTGGAATATTAAAGGCATGAATAATCCTAATAAACAGAAGGAAACAAAGATATTCTTGCTCCATAATAATGTAGGGTTATTTGGTTTGTTAGAAACAAAAGTGAAAGTTAAAAATTGGGAAAATGTTCGAATAAACCCGTGTGATAACTGGTCTATCTATTCCAATACTAGTCTTCACAAGGGTGGCAGGATCTGCTTAATTTGGAATCCAAATTATTTTGAGGTTGAAGTGTGTGATGTCATTATCTAGAGTATCCATAAAAAGGTTCTGGACAAAATTAAAAAGAACAGTTTCTGGTTCACTGTTGTTTATGGTCTGAATCAGGCAGCTGATAGGGATGTTTTATGGAATAGTTTGAGGAAGTATCATAGGGATATTTGTGGCCCTTGGCTAGTAGGGGGATTCTAATACTGTCCTTACTAGAAATGAGCGTACAGGGGGTGCACCTATCACTAATGCTGAGCTTCAACCCTTGCTTCAGGTGGTCCAGGATTGTCAGTTGGATGACCTTAGTGCAAGGGAGGCCTTCTATACCTGGTCAAATAAGCATGAGAATGGAGAGAAAATTTATAGTAGAATTGATAGAGTTTTGATAAATGATGATTGGTCTATCATGTTCTCTGACAGTTATGTACATTTCTTGCCTGAGGGAATGTTTGACCATTGCCCTTACCCTATTAATTTTGATGTACCTGTCCAGAGAAAGGGGGCACAATTTAAGTACTTTAACATGTGGTCTATGGTGCCTGAGTACtctgaaattgtgaagaatggtTGGAATTTGGAGTGCCATGGAAGTGATATGTTTAAGATGGTCACTAAACTGAAGGGGCTTAAATGTCAGTTGAAAAAATTGGACAAGGAACAGTTTGGGGACATTGTTAACCTCACACATGTTGCTGAGTTGTCTTTAAAACAATATCAGGAAATGTTGGTGGGGGACCCCTTAAATGAGGAACTCTCCAAGCTTGAAAGAATCTGTGCTAAAGAggtggaggaacttaggaaggcAAGGGCCCAATTCCTTAGTCAGAAAGCAAAATGTGACTGGCTGAGACATGGTGATGATAATACATCTTACTTTCATGCTTGCATTAGAAGGAGGGCAAAAAATAGAGTGTTCCAAGTTGCTGATTTAAATAATGTTATGTGCTCCACTACTGAGAGTATTCAAGAAGCTTTTGTACATTATTATCAGCAACTGTTGGGGACTGAAAAACAGGTCAagcctataaataggagagtggTTACATATGGGCAATGTTTAACTGAGGCCCATTGCCTTATTTTGACAGCTCATATAATTGATGATGAAGTAAAGGTGGCTATGTTTGATATTCCAGGGACCAAGGCACCTGGTCCTGATGGATACATTAGCCAGTTCTTTAAAGATAACTGGCATATTGTGGGGTCTGATGTTGTTGCTGCAGTAAAAGGGGCTGTCCATTCTGGGAAGCTTCTTAAACAATGCAATGCTACTATCATTACTCTAATCCTTAAAGTGGAACTCCCTGAGACAGTCTTACAGGTCAGGCCCATTGCTTGCTGTAATACTATCTATAAGTGTTTGTCTAAGGTGTTGTGTAATAGACTTGGTAAAATACTTCCTGATATCATTAGTCCCAGTCAAGGGGCTTTTATAAAAGGGAGGGATATTGTTGGGAACATTCTCATTTGTCAGGATTTAATCAAGCTTTATAAAAGGAAAATTTGTTCTCCCAGGGTGTTAATGAAGGTGGATCTTCAGAAAGCCTATGACTCAGTGGCTTGGTCTTTTGTCCTGGAGATGCTTCAAGCTACTGGGTTCCCTGATCCTTTCACCAAGATTATTATGCAGTGCATCACAACCCCCACTTATTCTCTTTCTCTTAATAGTGAAACTTTTGGGTTTTTTAAAGGCATAAGAGGGCTCAGGCAAGGAGACCCTTTGTCTCCTCTCCTGTTTACCCTTTGTTTGGACTATCTGAGCAGGATCCTAGGAGTGGTGCATCAGCACCAAAAATTTATGTTTCATCCTCTATGCAACATGATTCAGTTGTCTCACTTGTGCTTTGCTGATGACCTGATTTTGTTTTGTAGAGGTGATAGAGGTTTTGTTGGCCTTATGCTGGCTGCTTTTGAtcatttctcaaaagcttcaagTTTAGTCATGAATAGTGGAAAGtctaacttttattataatggGATTGATGAAGGCTTGGTGTCTGAAA is a genomic window containing:
- the LOC141628206 gene encoding uncharacterized protein LOC141628206, yielding MYRIPGVARPLEKAARDSYADSPFVDDIALIGVPKGCVTPTMTLYDGTTDPLDHINHYKQKMMVINATGSLKEACMCKGFGSTLSGAALQWFVGLPNKSISSFADLVNAFNQQFASSRKPEKKTSDLYRIVQGFEESTRDYLNRLNKEKVAIPRCDIATSIQAFRRGLHQDSDLYKDLTKHPCTTFEEVLTKAIAVMRLEEDFAPIRGIYDSDPVSLQEKGLFATDQSVAK